One window from the genome of Candidatus Chlorohelix allophototropha encodes:
- a CDS encoding SH3 domain-containing protein: MGTEPREFKSLPRNRKCGNCRHFEPAPLWRKGWCRNSLLYPVHANHLVDSNELDCEKGFRSRIYWEPLPLGDTPTPSRPMLNFQGKMARNTPPLQPLGANFKPQEHGTNQNEESEPPEPYTRLPVYRDESGWRSDLRKRLPFTENWSLEKFELSHLALWGAAIFLVLVVIIIFLGSLFNKPAETNPNASITSAVATQNAQSAILAGGSSSVSQNQVTVTASQVKSLTPQAPTLAPRTGKAAGLGGETLNVRTDPNTTSKVLTQLREGDRVIILEGPLDSGGQTWLKVSANGQVGWVSKKYILADA; this comes from the coding sequence ATGGGAACAGAACCACGCGAGTTTAAAAGCCTGCCGCGTAATCGCAAGTGCGGTAATTGCCGTCATTTTGAGCCAGCGCCCCTTTGGCGTAAAGGCTGGTGCCGCAATTCCTTGTTATATCCTGTTCATGCCAATCACCTAGTCGATAGTAACGAACTTGATTGCGAAAAAGGTTTTCGTTCCCGAATCTACTGGGAACCACTACCATTAGGAGATACACCTACCCCTTCGCGCCCGATGTTAAATTTTCAAGGAAAAATGGCGCGAAATACACCACCACTTCAGCCTTTAGGTGCGAACTTTAAACCGCAAGAACACGGCACAAACCAAAATGAGGAGTCTGAACCACCCGAACCCTATACCCGCTTGCCTGTTTATAGGGATGAAAGCGGTTGGCGCTCAGACCTTAGAAAACGGCTACCCTTTACCGAAAACTGGTCTCTTGAAAAGTTTGAGCTTTCACATCTCGCTTTATGGGGTGCGGCTATTTTTCTGGTACTGGTTGTAATAATAATTTTCCTCGGTAGCCTCTTTAACAAGCCTGCCGAAACAAACCCCAATGCTTCAATAACTTCGGCGGTAGCTACTCAAAATGCCCAGAGCGCGATTCTGGCAGGCGGTAGTAGCTCAGTATCTCAAAATCAAGTTACTGTGACTGCTTCTCAAGTTAAATCGTTAACACCGCAAGCGCCAACACTAGCACCGCGTACCGGCAAAGCAGCAGGGTTGGGCGGGGAAACCTTGAATGTACGCACCGACCCAAACACTACCTCGAAGGTGCTAACTCAATTACGCGAAGGCGACCGGGTTATCATTCTGGAAGGTCCGCTCGATTCAGGCGGGCAGACTTGGCTAAAGGTAAGTGCAAACGGTCAAGTGGGTTGGGTCAGTAAAAAGTATATACTGGCGGATGCCTAA